One segment of Mycolicibacterium sp. YH-1 DNA contains the following:
- a CDS encoding MCE family protein, with protein MRMTRQILIQMAIFAVIATTALAIMVLVYMRLPALLGVGQYRVTLQLPETGGLYPRGNVAYRGVEVGEVKSVKLTNTGVEAELSLNADVEIPADLDAEVHSVSSVGEQFVQLLPRSGEGPVLKDGDVIPVDRATVPTDINTVLDATNRGLEAIPRDNLQTVVDEAYVAVGGLGPELRRLVTGSTTLAIDARKNLDSLITLIDQSKPVLDTQTDTAGSIQAWAANLASISGQLQSQDPAVAGILAKGSGAANEVRALFERLRPTLPIVLANLVSVGEVAVTYQPSLEQLLVLLPQGTAVTQAVGVHKRNTKQDYEGDALLFNLNLAIPLLPAPIPLPPQQLPPPCTTGFLPAQQQRVPTFEDYPDRPPGDVYCRVPQDAPFNVRGARNLPCITVPGKRAPTWQQCESSEQYVPLNDGYNWKGDPNATLSGQDIPHVPPAVSPAEEASPRGPVPPPIAAAEYDPATGTYVGPDGRVYTQSNLARNATEEQTWQTMLLPPPGS; from the coding sequence ATGCGAATGACCCGGCAGATCCTCATCCAGATGGCGATCTTCGCCGTCATCGCGACCACGGCGCTGGCGATCATGGTCTTGGTGTACATGCGGTTGCCTGCCCTCCTCGGCGTCGGCCAGTACCGCGTCACCTTGCAGTTGCCCGAGACCGGCGGGTTGTACCCGCGCGGCAATGTCGCCTACCGCGGCGTGGAGGTCGGCGAGGTGAAGAGCGTGAAGCTGACCAATACCGGTGTCGAGGCGGAGCTGTCTCTGAACGCCGACGTCGAGATTCCCGCCGACCTCGACGCCGAGGTGCACAGCGTGTCCTCCGTTGGCGAGCAGTTCGTCCAGCTGCTGCCCCGCAGCGGCGAGGGTCCGGTGTTGAAGGACGGTGATGTGATCCCGGTGGATCGCGCCACGGTGCCGACCGATATCAACACTGTCCTAGACGCCACGAACCGTGGCCTGGAGGCGATCCCGCGCGACAACCTGCAGACCGTCGTAGACGAGGCGTACGTCGCGGTCGGCGGGCTCGGGCCGGAGTTGCGACGGCTCGTCACCGGAAGCACCACCCTGGCCATCGACGCCCGCAAGAACCTCGACTCCCTGATCACGCTGATCGACCAGTCCAAGCCGGTGCTGGACACCCAGACCGACACGGCGGGTTCGATCCAGGCGTGGGCGGCGAATCTGGCGAGTATCAGCGGTCAGCTGCAGAGCCAGGATCCGGCCGTGGCGGGGATTCTGGCCAAGGGCTCTGGGGCCGCCAACGAGGTGCGGGCCTTGTTCGAGCGGCTGCGTCCCACGCTGCCGATCGTGCTCGCCAACCTTGTTAGCGTCGGGGAGGTGGCCGTCACCTACCAGCCGAGTCTCGAACAGTTGCTGGTATTACTGCCTCAGGGGACTGCGGTCACGCAGGCCGTCGGCGTGCACAAGCGGAACACGAAGCAGGACTACGAGGGTGACGCCCTGCTGTTCAACCTCAATCTGGCGATTCCTCTTCTGCCGGCCCCGATACCGCTGCCGCCGCAGCAGTTGCCGCCGCCGTGCACGACTGGATTCCTGCCCGCCCAGCAACAGCGGGTGCCCACCTTCGAGGACTATCCCGACCGGCCGCCGGGTGATGTCTACTGTCGAGTGCCACAGGATGCGCCGTTCAACGTGCGCGGCGCCCGCAACCTTCCCTGCATCACCGTGCCAGGCAAACGTGCCCCGACGTGGCAGCAGTGCGAGAGCAGCGAGCAATACGTGCCGCTCAACGACGGCTACAACTGGAAGGGTGATCCCAACGCGACACTGTCGGGACAGGACATCCCTCATGTGCCCCCGGCGGTGTCACCTGCGGAAGAAGCGTCACCACGGGGTCCGGTGCCGCCGCCGATAGCGGCCGCCGAATACGACCCAGCGACCGGCACGTACGTTGGACCGGACGGGCGCGTGTACACGCAGTCCAATCTGGCCCGCAACGCCACAGAGGAGCAAACATGGCAGACGATGCTGCTGCCCCCGCCGGGGAGCTGA
- a CDS encoding Mce protein: MADDAAAPAGELSKPATETAEPAEKLDDDDVVERPGAEIPVVPDGTGDGAETDLDEGAPRQPMSHVRLAMIAGLVAVIALAGLSGWLGFRAYESRQVADQRQVFLQVGRQGALNLTTIDFQSVDADVARILDSATGTFYDDFQQRSQPFAEVVRQVKSKSVGKVTEAGLESETPEGAQVLVAVTVNTTVEGQPEQAPRAWRMRITVEKTAEDVKVSNVEFVP, translated from the coding sequence ATGGCAGACGATGCTGCTGCCCCCGCCGGGGAGCTGAGCAAGCCTGCAACCGAGACAGCCGAACCGGCTGAGAAACTCGACGACGACGACGTGGTGGAGCGGCCCGGAGCCGAGATCCCCGTCGTGCCCGACGGCACCGGCGACGGGGCGGAGACCGACCTCGATGAAGGCGCGCCCCGCCAGCCGATGTCCCACGTCCGGCTCGCCATGATCGCCGGGTTGGTCGCCGTGATCGCGCTGGCCGGGCTGAGCGGCTGGCTCGGCTTCCGCGCGTACGAGTCGCGCCAGGTCGCCGATCAGCGGCAGGTGTTCCTCCAGGTTGGGCGCCAGGGTGCGCTGAACCTCACCACCATTGACTTCCAGAGCGTCGACGCCGACGTCGCGCGGATCCTCGATTCGGCGACCGGCACGTTCTACGACGACTTCCAGCAGCGCTCGCAGCCGTTCGCCGAAGTGGTCCGGCAGGTGAAGTCCAAGTCGGTCGGCAAGGTCACCGAGGCCGGGTTGGAGTCCGAGACACCGGAGGGTGCACAGGTACTCGTTGCGGTGACCGTCAACACCACGGTGGAGGGCCAGCCCGAGCAGGCGCCGCGAGCGTGGCGGATGCGGATCACGGTGGAGAAGACCGCCGAGGACGTGAAGGTGTCCAACGTGGAGTTCGTGCCGTGA
- a CDS encoding alpha/beta fold hydrolase, translating into MTGVRTVDVATPDVDLKVLVWGPEDGPMALCLHGFPDTADGWRKVAPALVDAGYRVVAPYLRGYAPSSTSVDGSYHVGALMADALAVREAVGATARDIVIGHDWGAIAATGLAAMPDSPFVKAVIMSVPPSSSFRGPGKVPPDVGRLIAQIPRQLLRSWYIAYNQLPWLPDRSASWLIPRLWRQWSPGYDATEDVALVTAAIGAPANWRAALAYYRQTVRNSKPPQRYAELHRHWLSAPRLPTLYLHGTDDGCASSDYTHWVQQGLPEGSRTALVEDAGHFLQLEQPDVVARHILDFVAT; encoded by the coding sequence GTGACCGGGGTTCGCACGGTCGACGTCGCGACACCAGACGTCGATCTCAAGGTTCTCGTCTGGGGGCCCGAAGACGGCCCGATGGCCTTGTGCCTGCACGGTTTTCCCGATACCGCAGACGGCTGGCGCAAGGTCGCGCCCGCGCTCGTCGATGCGGGCTACCGGGTGGTCGCTCCCTACCTGCGGGGGTACGCGCCGTCATCGACCTCCGTCGACGGCAGCTACCACGTCGGCGCACTCATGGCCGATGCCCTCGCAGTGCGTGAGGCGGTTGGTGCAACAGCGCGAGACATCGTCATCGGTCATGACTGGGGTGCGATCGCGGCCACCGGACTCGCAGCGATGCCCGACAGCCCCTTCGTCAAGGCCGTCATCATGTCGGTGCCCCCCTCGTCGTCGTTTCGGGGACCGGGCAAGGTGCCGCCCGACGTGGGGCGGCTGATCGCGCAGATCCCGCGTCAGCTGCTGCGCAGTTGGTACATCGCCTACAACCAACTGCCTTGGCTGCCTGACCGTTCCGCGTCGTGGTTGATTCCGCGACTGTGGCGCCAGTGGTCGCCCGGCTACGACGCGACCGAGGATGTCGCCCTGGTGACTGCGGCTATTGGGGCGCCGGCCAATTGGCGCGCCGCTCTTGCCTACTACCGCCAGACCGTCCGCAACAGCAAGCCGCCGCAGCGTTACGCCGAACTGCACCGGCACTGGCTGTCGGCGCCGAGGCTGCCGACGCTGTATCTGCACGGCACCGACGATGGTTGTGCCTCATCGGATTACACGCACTGGGTGCAGCAGGGGCTGCCCGAGGGCAGCCGCACTGCCCTTGTCGAGGACGCCGGGCACTTCCTGCAACTCGAACAGCCCGACGTCGTCGCCCGCCACATCCTCGACTTCGTCGCAACCTGA
- a CDS encoding DUF1298 domain-containing protein, with translation MPRLTPVDAQTFWMSAKIPNDTVLLYGFAGVPDDLDRALEQVRERARGCSELSVRIDDPGGLAYPSWVECGVDPAQVEVCDLEDSTWAGCLSAVSLLVDDQLDARRAAWRLVVFVGVEGVPGVPTASGPGTVAVLQISHALGGGGRTSHSAAIMFGRNATMPEVTPFSTSMAAMPLLGFRAARAHRQLVADTEAGLVPPPARACPVLRTNARPAGARGMATAVVRRADLSGPTVTVSALVAISTALSAQLRDLGEDPSTLGAELMMAKALPRRAYNHFGTAGVGLYPDLTTGERGTRIAADIAARRQRGAHPAMRAADIAFAATPALLLRWGTGQFNPDVQLAEVTGNTVVSSVNGGAADFGFGGVPVALIAAFPGLSPMMGLTHCVSGIGDTISVAVCAAESALGDFPAGLDSYVARLEQALGGT, from the coding sequence ATGCCACGACTGACGCCGGTCGATGCGCAGACGTTCTGGATGTCGGCCAAGATCCCCAACGACACCGTGCTGCTGTACGGGTTCGCCGGCGTGCCGGACGATCTGGATCGCGCACTGGAGCAGGTGCGTGAGCGGGCGCGCGGCTGCTCCGAACTCAGCGTGCGCATCGACGACCCGGGCGGGCTGGCCTATCCGAGCTGGGTCGAGTGCGGTGTCGACCCGGCACAGGTCGAGGTCTGTGATCTCGAGGACTCGACGTGGGCCGGATGCCTGAGCGCGGTGAGCCTGCTCGTCGATGACCAGCTCGACGCGCGCCGGGCCGCCTGGCGATTGGTCGTGTTCGTCGGGGTGGAGGGGGTACCCGGTGTCCCCACTGCCAGCGGGCCGGGCACCGTGGCCGTGCTGCAGATATCGCACGCGCTCGGTGGCGGGGGCCGCACATCGCACTCCGCGGCCATCATGTTCGGCCGGAACGCAACGATGCCCGAGGTGACGCCGTTCTCAACGAGCATGGCCGCCATGCCGCTGCTGGGTTTCCGTGCCGCCCGTGCGCACCGACAGCTCGTCGCCGACACCGAGGCGGGACTGGTCCCGCCGCCCGCGCGCGCCTGCCCCGTGCTGCGGACCAACGCGCGCCCCGCCGGGGCACGTGGCATGGCGACGGCGGTCGTCAGACGGGCCGATCTGAGCGGCCCGACCGTCACGGTGTCCGCACTGGTCGCGATCTCGACGGCACTGTCGGCGCAGCTGCGCGACCTCGGCGAGGACCCGTCGACGCTGGGCGCCGAGTTGATGATGGCCAAGGCGCTGCCTCGGCGGGCGTACAACCACTTCGGCACGGCCGGTGTCGGCCTCTACCCGGACCTGACCACCGGGGAGCGGGGGACGCGGATCGCCGCCGACATCGCCGCACGGCGCCAACGCGGCGCCCATCCCGCGATGCGAGCCGCCGATATCGCGTTCGCCGCGACGCCCGCACTCCTGTTGCGCTGGGGGACAGGACAGTTCAACCCCGACGTGCAACTGGCCGAGGTGACCGGCAACACCGTCGTCTCCAGCGTGAACGGGGGAGCGGCTGACTTCGGATTCGGTGGTGTGCCGGTCGCTCTCATCGCCGCATTCCCGGGGTTGTCGCCGATGATGGGCCTGACGCACTGCGTATCGGGAATCGGCGACACGATATCGGTCGCCGTGTGCGCCGCCGAGTCCGCGCTTGGCGACTTCCCGGCGGGCCTGGACTCCTACGTCGCACGTCTTGAGCAGGCGCTCGGCGGGACGTAG
- a CDS encoding DoxX family protein: protein MTAYDSAADFALLALRVVLGLTMAAHGYNKFFGGGRIPGTAGWFDSIGMKPGLFHARIAATTEITAGLGLALGLLTPVPAAGFVALMLVAAWTVHRKNGFFIVKEGWEYNLVLAVAAVAIAGTGAGKYSLDHLLFSGADFYHFLHGWCGLLIAVVLGLLGGIGQLVIFFRPPVAKDA from the coding sequence GTGACTGCCTACGACTCTGCTGCTGATTTCGCGCTCCTCGCGCTACGCGTGGTACTCGGCCTGACCATGGCCGCACACGGATACAACAAGTTCTTCGGCGGTGGCCGGATCCCCGGCACCGCCGGCTGGTTCGACAGCATCGGCATGAAGCCGGGCCTGTTCCACGCGCGGATCGCCGCCACCACCGAGATCACCGCAGGACTCGGCCTGGCCCTCGGGCTGCTGACACCGGTGCCCGCCGCCGGCTTCGTCGCACTGATGCTGGTCGCTGCGTGGACGGTGCACCGCAAGAACGGTTTCTTCATCGTCAAGGAGGGCTGGGAGTACAACCTGGTCCTCGCGGTCGCTGCCGTGGCCATCGCCGGAACCGGTGCGGGCAAGTACAGCCTGGATCACCTGCTGTTCTCCGGTGCCGACTTCTACCATTTCCTGCACGGCTGGTGCGGCCTGCTCATCGCCGTTGTGCTCGGCCTGCTGGGTGGCATCGGCCAGCTCGTCATCTTCTTCCGCCCGCCGGTGGCCAAGGACGCCTAG
- a CDS encoding DUF3556 domain-containing protein, translating into MGFLKQNTPVVDYETWSKGTRAEKIVPMARHWAEVGFGTPVVLHLFYVVKILAYVLVAWLIVLTTSGIDGFTNVANWYAEPIVFQKVVFYTLLFEVVGLGCGFGPLNNRFFPPMGSMLYWLRPNTIRLPPWPNRVPFTRGDARGPVDVVLYAALLVVLVIALFSDGTGPIPELGTEIGVLPVWQTATILGILAVAGLRDKVIFLAARGEVYAALAVCFLFGGADIIIAAKLVCLVIWIGAATSKLNKHFPFVISTMMSNNPVFRPPWIKRKFFERFPDDLRPGRLSRFVAHFSTAIEGLVPLVLFFSHGGWPTAIAAFVMLCFHFGILSSIPMGVPLEWNVFMMFSVLALFVGHAGIGLGDLQSPWPIVLFVVVAGTVVLGNLFPRKVSFLPGMRYYAGNWDTTLWCLKPSAEQKIADGIVAIASMPAAQMEKFYGSRETAEMYQYMGYAFRAFNTHGRAMFTLAHRAMAGQNEADYTLTDGERICSTAIGWNFGDGHMSNEQLIAALQKRCNFEPGEVRVLILDAQPIHKQQQEYRLVDAATGEFERGIVRVADMVTRQPWDDTVPVQVTWTRTPTA; encoded by the coding sequence ATGGGTTTTCTGAAGCAGAACACGCCCGTGGTGGACTACGAGACCTGGAGCAAGGGCACCCGGGCCGAGAAGATCGTTCCGATGGCCAGGCACTGGGCCGAGGTCGGCTTCGGAACGCCGGTCGTGCTGCACCTGTTCTACGTGGTGAAGATCCTGGCCTACGTCCTGGTGGCGTGGCTGATCGTGCTGACCACCAGCGGTATCGACGGCTTCACCAACGTCGCCAACTGGTACGCCGAACCGATCGTCTTCCAGAAGGTCGTGTTCTACACGCTGCTGTTCGAGGTGGTCGGGCTGGGCTGCGGGTTCGGGCCGCTCAACAACCGGTTCTTCCCGCCCATGGGTTCGATGCTGTACTGGTTGCGGCCCAATACGATTCGGCTCCCACCCTGGCCAAACCGGGTGCCGTTCACCAGGGGCGACGCGCGTGGTCCTGTCGACGTGGTGCTCTACGCGGCCCTGTTGGTGGTCCTGGTTATCGCGCTCTTCTCCGATGGCACGGGCCCCATCCCCGAACTCGGCACCGAGATAGGCGTGCTCCCGGTGTGGCAGACCGCGACCATCCTGGGCATCCTGGCCGTGGCCGGTCTGCGCGACAAGGTGATCTTCCTGGCCGCACGCGGTGAGGTGTACGCCGCGCTGGCGGTGTGCTTCCTGTTCGGTGGCGCGGACATCATCATCGCGGCCAAGCTCGTCTGCCTGGTGATCTGGATCGGTGCCGCGACGTCCAAGCTCAACAAGCACTTCCCGTTCGTCATCTCCACGATGATGAGCAACAACCCGGTGTTCCGGCCGCCATGGATCAAGCGCAAGTTCTTCGAGCGCTTTCCCGATGACCTGCGGCCGGGCCGGCTGTCGCGCTTCGTGGCGCACTTCAGCACGGCCATCGAGGGTCTGGTCCCGTTGGTGCTGTTCTTCTCCCACGGTGGCTGGCCGACGGCGATCGCCGCGTTCGTCATGCTGTGCTTCCACTTCGGCATCCTGTCGTCGATCCCGATGGGGGTCCCGCTGGAGTGGAACGTGTTCATGATGTTCAGCGTGCTGGCGCTGTTCGTCGGGCACGCCGGGATCGGTCTTGGCGACCTACAGAGCCCGTGGCCGATCGTGCTGTTCGTCGTGGTCGCCGGCACGGTGGTGCTGGGGAACCTGTTCCCGCGCAAGGTCTCCTTCCTGCCCGGCATGCGCTACTACGCGGGCAACTGGGACACCACGCTGTGGTGCCTCAAGCCGTCAGCCGAACAGAAGATCGCCGACGGCATCGTGGCGATCGCGAGCATGCCCGCCGCGCAGATGGAGAAGTTCTACGGCAGCAGGGAGACGGCCGAGATGTACCAGTACATGGGGTACGCGTTCCGCGCCTTCAACACTCACGGCCGAGCGATGTTCACCCTGGCCCACCGGGCGATGGCGGGTCAGAACGAGGCCGACTACACGCTCACCGACGGCGAGCGGATCTGCAGCACGGCGATCGGCTGGAACTTTGGTGACGGGCACATGAGTAATGAGCAGCTGATCGCCGCTTTGCAGAAGCGGTGCAACTTCGAGCCCGGCGAGGTGCGCGTGCTGATCTTGGACGCGCAACCGATTCACAAGCAGCAGCAGGAGTACCGCCTCGTCGACGCCGCGACGGGCGAGTTCGAACGCGGTATCGTCCGCGTCGCCGACATGGTGACTCGCCAACCGTGGGATGACACGGTGCCGGTGCAGGTGACCTGGACGCGAACGCCTACCGCATGA
- a CDS encoding FadR/GntR family transcriptional regulator yields MASNTPLAPMMGPDNAAHRSGAPIRSPKTAELVAGTLRRMVVDGQLTDGDFLPNEAELMAHFGVSRPTLREAVRVLESERLVEVRRGSRTGARVRVPGPEIVARPAGLLLELSGATIADLMVARAGIEPLAVRLLAETGTPEAFDELEMMVAEHIPAGWQSDRLAQTTGDFHRRLVELSGNTTLAIIAGMLHEITVRHTEFAFKEGRPVSKADYDKLMRSYGRLLRLLRSGDGAAAEAHWRKHVDVSRELSLQGLEDVKVRDVMR; encoded by the coding sequence TTGGCTTCCAACACGCCGCTGGCACCAATGATGGGACCGGACAATGCGGCGCACCGCAGCGGCGCGCCGATCCGGTCCCCGAAGACTGCCGAACTCGTCGCCGGAACGCTACGCCGCATGGTGGTGGACGGCCAGCTCACCGACGGCGACTTCCTCCCCAATGAGGCCGAGCTGATGGCGCACTTCGGCGTCAGCCGACCGACCCTGCGTGAGGCGGTCCGGGTGCTGGAGTCTGAGCGCCTGGTCGAGGTGCGTCGCGGTTCCCGTACCGGCGCCCGGGTGCGGGTGCCGGGGCCGGAGATCGTCGCGCGGCCCGCGGGTCTGCTGCTCGAGTTGTCGGGCGCCACCATTGCCGACCTCATGGTGGCGCGGGCAGGCATCGAACCCTTAGCCGTGCGGCTGCTTGCCGAAACCGGTACGCCGGAGGCTTTCGACGAGCTCGAGATGATGGTGGCCGAACACATCCCCGCCGGCTGGCAGTCCGATCGACTGGCCCAGACAACAGGCGATTTTCATCGTCGCCTGGTGGAGTTGTCGGGCAACACCACGCTCGCGATCATCGCGGGCATGCTGCACGAGATCACCGTGCGCCACACCGAGTTCGCCTTCAAGGAAGGCCGCCCGGTGTCGAAGGCGGATTACGACAAGCTGATGCGGTCCTATGGGCGCCTGCTGCGGTTGTTGCGCTCGGGCGACGGCGCCGCGGCCGAGGCGCATTGGCGCAAGCACGTTGACGTGTCACGAGAGCTGTCGTTGCAGGGACTCGAGGACGTCAAGGTCCGCGACGTCATGCGGTAG
- a CDS encoding thiolase family protein, protein MAEAVIVEAVRSPVGKRNGALSGVHPGELSAQVLNGLVQRAGIDPALVDDVIWGCVMQAGEQALDIARTAVLAAGWPESVPGVTVDRQCGSSQQSVHFAAAGVVAGHYDVVVAGGVESMSRTPMGASLASGGHPYPDAFRARYSQTPNQGTGAEMIAQQWGLSRTELDQFSLDSHEKAAAAQDSGAFDDQIVAIKDQDGNPVLQDGGIRRGGTIESMAGIKPAFKEDGVIHAGNSSQISDGSAALLFMSAEKAKSLGLKPLAKVHTAVLAGADPVIMLTAPIPATQKAIKRSGLSLDDIGVFEVNEAFAPVPLAWLKDIGADEKKLNPNGGAIALGHPLGGSGARIMTTMLYHMRDKGIQYGLQTMCEGGGQANATILELL, encoded by the coding sequence ATGGCTGAAGCCGTCATCGTCGAGGCCGTAAGGTCGCCAGTCGGAAAGCGCAACGGAGCGCTGTCGGGCGTCCACCCCGGCGAGCTGTCCGCCCAGGTCCTCAACGGTCTGGTCCAGCGCGCCGGCATCGACCCCGCCCTTGTCGACGACGTCATCTGGGGCTGCGTCATGCAGGCCGGTGAGCAGGCACTCGACATTGCCCGTACCGCGGTGCTCGCCGCCGGCTGGCCTGAATCCGTGCCCGGTGTCACCGTCGACCGCCAGTGTGGTTCGAGTCAGCAGTCGGTGCACTTCGCCGCGGCCGGTGTCGTCGCGGGTCATTATGATGTCGTTGTCGCCGGTGGTGTGGAGTCGATGTCCCGCACTCCGATGGGCGCGTCGCTGGCCAGCGGTGGGCATCCGTACCCCGATGCCTTCCGCGCCCGCTACTCGCAAACTCCGAACCAGGGCACCGGCGCCGAGATGATCGCGCAGCAGTGGGGTCTCAGCCGTACCGAGTTGGACCAGTTCTCGCTCGACTCCCATGAGAAGGCAGCTGCCGCACAGGATTCCGGCGCCTTCGACGATCAGATCGTGGCCATCAAGGACCAGGACGGAAATCCTGTCCTCCAAGACGGGGGCATCCGTCGCGGTGGCACCATCGAGTCCATGGCTGGCATCAAGCCCGCCTTCAAGGAAGACGGTGTGATCCACGCGGGTAACAGCTCGCAGATCTCAGACGGCTCGGCGGCACTGCTGTTCATGTCGGCGGAGAAGGCGAAGTCGTTGGGGCTCAAGCCACTCGCCAAGGTGCACACCGCGGTGCTTGCCGGTGCGGATCCGGTGATCATGCTGACCGCGCCGATCCCGGCGACGCAGAAGGCGATCAAGCGCTCCGGTCTGTCGCTCGACGACATCGGTGTGTTCGAGGTCAACGAGGCGTTCGCGCCGGTGCCGCTGGCCTGGCTCAAGGACATCGGTGCCGATGAGAAGAAGCTGAACCCGAACGGCGGCGCGATCGCCCTGGGCCACCCGCTCGGCGGATCCGGTGCCCGCATCATGACCACGATGCTCTACCACATGCGGGACAAGGGAATTCAGTACGGCTTGCAGACCATGTGTGAGGGTGGCGGCCAGGCCAACGCGACGATCCTCGAGCTGCTGTGA
- a CDS encoding crotonase/enoyl-CoA hydratase family protein, with protein MTETQQEAPAALTERRGNILIITINRPDARNAINAAVSTAVGDALAAAQADPDVRVVVLTGAGDKSFCAGADLKAISRGENLFHPEHPEYGFAGYVSHFIDKPTIAAVNGTALGGGTELALASDLVVAEERAKFGLPEVKRGLIAAAGGVFRIVDQLPRKVGLEMILTGEPLSSADALRWGLINQVVPDGTVVDAAVALAERIASNAPLAVQASKRVAHGVDDGVITGDKAGWDRTMREMKVVFRSEDAMEGPLAFAQKRQPVWKAK; from the coding sequence GTGACCGAGACTCAGCAGGAGGCCCCGGCCGCTCTCACCGAGCGGCGGGGCAACATCCTGATCATCACCATCAACCGTCCCGACGCCCGCAACGCCATCAACGCCGCGGTGAGCACCGCCGTCGGTGATGCACTGGCGGCAGCCCAGGCGGATCCGGACGTGCGGGTTGTCGTCCTGACCGGCGCGGGAGACAAGTCGTTCTGCGCAGGCGCCGATCTCAAGGCGATCTCGCGGGGCGAGAACCTCTTTCACCCCGAGCATCCGGAGTACGGCTTCGCGGGTTACGTCAGTCATTTCATCGACAAGCCGACGATCGCGGCCGTCAACGGCACCGCGCTCGGCGGCGGCACCGAGCTGGCGCTGGCCAGCGATCTGGTGGTCGCCGAGGAGCGGGCGAAGTTCGGCCTGCCCGAGGTCAAGCGGGGGCTCATCGCCGCTGCGGGTGGCGTGTTCCGCATCGTCGACCAGTTGCCGCGCAAGGTGGGCCTCGAAATGATTCTCACCGGTGAGCCGCTCAGCTCGGCCGACGCGTTGAGGTGGGGTCTGATCAATCAGGTGGTGCCCGACGGCACGGTGGTCGACGCCGCGGTGGCGCTGGCCGAGCGCATCGCGAGCAACGCACCGCTGGCAGTGCAGGCCAGCAAGCGGGTGGCCCACGGCGTCGATGACGGTGTCATCACCGGCGACAAGGCCGGCTGGGACCGCACCATGCGAGAGATGAAGGTCGTGTTCCGCTCCGAGGACGCCATGGAGGGGCCGCTGGCCTTCGCGCAGAAGCGTCAGCCGGTCTGGAAAGCCAAGTAA
- a CDS encoding acyl-CoA dehydrogenase family protein: MKRLVFEEEHEQLRETARQFLEKECAPNVEKWESERLVDRESYVAAGKYGLIGFNLPEKFGGGGSDDFRFNAVIVEEFAKFGAATPGLSLQNDIVGPYFVNLANDEQQARWLPGYITGELIGAVAMTEPGAGSDLAGIKTSAVRDGDDWILNGSKTFISAGINSDLVVVVARTDPEAGHKGFSLLVVERGMEGFTRGRKLDKMGLHAADTAELHFENVRVPNANLLGEEGRGFYHLMTNLPSERLSIAIAAIAGARATFAETLQYVKDRKAFGQPIGSFQHNRFVMAELDTELEIGEQYIDRCLRAAVDGDLTAVQASKAKWWCTELNKRVVDACVQLHGGYGYMNEYKVARDYVDVRIQTIFGGTTEIMKEIIGKDLGL; the protein is encoded by the coding sequence ATGAAGAGACTGGTCTTCGAAGAGGAACACGAGCAGCTGCGGGAGACCGCACGCCAGTTCCTGGAGAAGGAGTGCGCACCCAACGTCGAGAAGTGGGAGAGCGAGCGCCTCGTCGACCGCGAATCCTACGTCGCGGCAGGCAAGTACGGCCTGATCGGCTTCAACCTGCCGGAGAAGTTCGGTGGCGGCGGATCCGACGACTTCCGGTTCAACGCCGTGATCGTCGAGGAGTTCGCCAAGTTCGGTGCCGCCACACCGGGACTGAGCCTGCAGAACGACATCGTCGGGCCCTACTTCGTGAACCTGGCCAATGACGAGCAGCAGGCACGGTGGTTGCCCGGCTACATCACCGGTGAGCTGATCGGAGCGGTCGCGATGACCGAGCCGGGCGCAGGCAGCGATCTGGCGGGCATCAAGACCTCGGCTGTGCGCGACGGTGACGACTGGATCCTCAACGGGTCCAAGACGTTCATCTCCGCGGGTATCAACTCCGACCTGGTGGTCGTGGTGGCCCGCACCGATCCCGAGGCCGGCCACAAGGGCTTCTCACTGCTGGTCGTCGAGCGCGGTATGGAAGGTTTCACCCGCGGCCGCAAGCTCGACAAGATGGGTCTGCACGCCGCCGACACCGCCGAGCTGCACTTCGAGAACGTGCGCGTGCCGAACGCCAACCTGCTTGGCGAGGAGGGCAGGGGTTTCTACCACCTGATGACCAACCTCCCGTCCGAGCGGCTCTCCATCGCGATCGCCGCGATCGCCGGCGCCCGCGCGACATTCGCCGAGACGCTGCAGTACGTCAAGGACCGCAAGGCGTTCGGACAGCCGATCGGCAGCTTCCAGCACAACCGGTTCGTGATGGCCGAGTTGGACACTGAACTGGAGATCGGCGAGCAGTACATCGACCGGTGCCTGCGCGCCGCCGTTGACGGCGATCTGACGGCCGTGCAGGCGTCCAAGGCCAAGTGGTGGTGCACCGAGCTCAACAAGCGCGTCGTCGACGCCTGCGTGCAGCTGCACGGTGGCTACGGCTACATGAACGAGTACAAGGTGGCCCGCGACTACGTCGACGTCCGCATCCAGACGATCTTCGGCGGCACCACCGAGATCATGAAGGAGATCATCGGCAAGGACTTGGGGCTCTAG